In the Candidatus Baltobacteraceae bacterium genome, one interval contains:
- a CDS encoding ABC transporter ATP-binding protein — protein sequence MTYRERTGKRVVAVDGISFEVGRGEKFVVIGPSGCGKTTLLKAIGGFMRPSAGRLTIEGRPIASAGPDRMVVFQDFDQLFPWHTIRGNVAYALRVTKSGVSKEEALKRADSVLDLVGIGHAGDRYPHQLSGGMKQRAAIARAIALEPTLLLLDEPFGALDAITRTKMQRELLAIHERLGLSIVLITHSIEEAAAVGDRVLVLTRGPGRVREIVDVKATGSNAVAYLHQLLDEGAAA from the coding sequence ATGACGTACCGCGAACGCACCGGAAAGCGCGTCGTCGCAGTCGACGGCATTTCGTTTGAGGTGGGTCGCGGCGAGAAGTTCGTCGTCATCGGTCCCTCCGGCTGCGGAAAGACGACGTTGCTCAAAGCAATCGGCGGGTTTATGCGGCCGAGCGCGGGGCGTCTGACAATCGAAGGGCGGCCGATTGCATCGGCCGGTCCCGATCGCATGGTCGTCTTCCAGGATTTCGACCAGCTCTTTCCGTGGCATACGATTCGCGGTAACGTCGCGTACGCGCTGCGCGTCACGAAAAGCGGAGTCTCAAAAGAAGAGGCGCTCAAGCGGGCTGATTCCGTTCTCGATCTCGTCGGCATCGGTCATGCCGGCGATCGTTATCCACACCAGCTCTCCGGTGGAATGAAGCAGCGCGCTGCGATCGCGCGCGCCATCGCGCTCGAGCCGACGTTGCTGCTGCTCGACGAACCGTTTGGCGCACTCGATGCGATCACGCGCACGAAGATGCAGCGCGAGCTGCTTGCGATCCACGAGCGTCTCGGACTTTCGATCGTATTGATCACCCACTCGATCGAAGAAGCCGCAGCGGTCGGCGATCGGGTTCTCGTTCTCACGCGCGGTCCCGGACGCGTGCGTGAGATCGTCGACGTCAAAGCAACCGGTTCGAACGCCGTGGCGTACTTGCATCAACTACTGGACGAAGGCGCGGCGGCATGA
- a CDS encoding ABC transporter permease, with product MTPRWTNLPPFARRVILVVGIVVVWQIWVMAFHIPQLLFAAPSDVAQTFVVDIANGSLVSATVHTLEILIIGMAIGAACGILLAAFGVLSSVGHDLLRVLTSAFNPLPAVAVLPLAMLWFGLTPRSIIFVVALAAVWPIALNTESGFRTISSTLRMVAQNLGLRGPRLVFDVLLPGALPQIITGAKTSWAFGWRTVVAAELVFGVAGAAGGLGWYISNARYYLQTPAMFAGLVTISALGLLVEALFNAVEARTVVRWGMSLAAETREEPTEVAEEETAAILVAH from the coding sequence ATGACGCCTCGCTGGACGAATCTTCCGCCATTCGCCCGGCGCGTGATTCTCGTCGTTGGGATCGTCGTCGTCTGGCAAATCTGGGTGATGGCGTTCCACATTCCGCAACTACTCTTTGCCGCGCCCTCGGATGTCGCGCAAACGTTTGTTGTCGACATCGCCAACGGGTCGCTGGTCAGCGCGACGGTCCATACGCTCGAGATTCTTATCATCGGGATGGCAATCGGGGCCGCGTGCGGCATCTTGCTCGCTGCCTTCGGCGTTCTCTCGAGCGTCGGCCATGATTTGCTGCGTGTCTTGACGTCGGCGTTCAACCCGCTTCCCGCAGTCGCGGTCCTTCCGCTTGCGATGTTATGGTTCGGACTGACGCCGCGCTCGATTATCTTCGTCGTCGCGCTCGCCGCGGTTTGGCCGATCGCGCTCAACACCGAGAGTGGTTTCCGTACGATTTCGTCGACGTTGCGGATGGTCGCACAGAATCTTGGCTTGCGCGGGCCGCGCTTGGTTTTCGACGTGTTGCTTCCGGGTGCGCTTCCGCAGATCATCACGGGCGCAAAAACGTCGTGGGCGTTCGGCTGGCGCACCGTCGTCGCAGCCGAGCTCGTTTTCGGTGTTGCCGGCGCAGCGGGTGGGCTGGGTTGGTACATCAGCAACGCACGCTATTACTTGCAAACGCCTGCGATGTTTGCGGGTCTCGTGACGATCTCAGCGCTAGGTCTCTTGGTTGAAGCGTTGTTCAACGCGGTTGAAGCGCGAACGGTCGTACGCTGGGGAATGTCGCTGGCCGCCGAGACACGCGAAGAACCGACGGAAGTGGCCGAGGAAGAAACCGCCGCAATTCTCGTCGCGCACTAA